In Paenibacillus sp. 1781tsa1, one DNA window encodes the following:
- a CDS encoding 1,4-dihydroxy-6-naphthoate synthase has protein sequence MKIAFSPCPNDTFIFHAWVHGLIPGAPELEVRYADIDITNGLAANPDGPDTPEVMKISYAALPYVLSDYALLPAGGALGRGCGPLVLTANGTTDPAYLSGRRVAVPSERSTAYLLFRLWAAQNVPGGVGEIVVMPFDQIMPAVRDGKIDAGLVIHEARFTYQNYDLKLMTDLGNWWESDTGLPIPLGAIIARRNMDAHALAGWARASVEYAWAHPDESRAYVMEHAQEMDPDVAAQHIGLYVNEFSANLGDDGYGAITALLGRAMKEGLVPEFDLDLLRI, from the coding sequence ATGAAAATTGCATTTTCCCCTTGTCCAAATGATACATTTATCTTTCACGCATGGGTGCACGGTTTGATCCCGGGCGCACCTGAGCTCGAAGTCCGTTATGCTGATATTGATATTACCAATGGTCTGGCGGCAAATCCAGATGGACCCGACACACCTGAAGTGATGAAAATATCTTATGCAGCACTGCCATACGTGTTATCTGATTATGCTCTGCTTCCTGCTGGAGGCGCACTCGGCAGAGGATGTGGTCCGCTGGTTCTGACCGCAAACGGTACGACCGATCCAGCCTATCTGTCTGGACGACGGGTTGCTGTGCCAAGTGAACGCTCGACAGCATATCTATTATTCCGTCTGTGGGCAGCACAAAATGTTCCCGGTGGCGTAGGTGAGATTGTCGTCATGCCATTCGACCAGATCATGCCTGCTGTGCGAGACGGCAAGATCGATGCCGGACTTGTTATCCATGAAGCACGCTTCACGTACCAGAACTATGACCTCAAACTGATGACGGATCTTGGTAACTGGTGGGAAAGCGATACGGGTCTTCCGATTCCGCTTGGAGCAATCATTGCACGTCGCAACATGGATGCTCATGCCCTCGCCGGATGGGCACGCGCCTCCGTTGAATATGCATGGGCGCACCCGGATGAGTCGAGAGCATACGTTATGGAACATGCCCAAGAAATGGACCCTGACGTAGCTGCACAGCATATCGGACTGTATGTTAACGAATTCAGCGCTAATCTGGGCGATGATGGCTACGGTGCGATTACTGCACTTCTTGGACGTGCCATGAAAGAAGGACTCGTT